The Bombus pascuorum chromosome 11, iyBomPasc1.1, whole genome shotgun sequence genome includes the window AGTAATACTTagatacacatacatatggtaaaattttgtttatccCAGGAATAAAACAGCTGCGATAATTATAACGAAATGGTTGTGGTGGTACAAGTTTGTTCGCTAATTATTCCCTTTCAGAAAACTAAAGTCGagcacgtttgtacgttttgtCTCATTGTAAGCTGATACATAATTTGATGCAACTGTTCTTTCTTTAACATGAGTGCAATTTATACCGTACACTATTCAGTGTTCCTGTCTCCTCGAtgcaatttgttttatatgttatattttataattttacaatttataggATTTTGTTGCGAATTTCCAAGACTTTATGAAAATGTGACGCGATCGAACGtttcttcaatttaaaaaCTTCGTCAATTGTATCATTTTTCTCTCGAATCCTTCGTAGTTCGGATAATAAAAGCTCAGTTATGAGTTTCCAAACGTATATTACACGGATTCTTACCGTACTGAGGAAAACCTGCATTGCTTACGACTTACGAGAATGATCCAATATGCAGACAAAGTATTGAGAAAGGAATTTGAGTATCGAGTAACTTCAACAATGATGTTTTTCTAAAGTGTTTTAGTTCAAAGAGGATAAATTcctatttattagaaaattgtaaaaagaataAGATGCTTGATAGTTAGATCGAACGATGCTTTCGTCGAGTAACGAGTTCGTTTAAAAATGAGAATTCTATTCGTAAAGTgtgattaatttcaaaacgattgaaatgaaaaagtaCTGGAATAGTATGAGTTTAagtatcttatttttattacaatttcgcGACAATAAAACGATAATAGAGATAACTGTCAATTTGCTCTCAAAACAGGTCGTTTATTATTCTGCTCCATCGATCTTTGAACTCCAAAGAAATATTCGCCTCTCGACACGAGAGAGTGGCGGGAAAACACAGTATCGAGAGTCACGACAGAATCAATCGTTCGTTCATGTACGCGTTCACTCACACATTtgtctccctctctctcttttttcttttttaatttttttgtcTTTCCGTTTTTGTCATCCTTTTTAATGTAcgttgtataatttaaatcgCGACATTGATGCGAACGTCTTCGAGGAGTCGTTCCGGAGACAATGCTGAAAGATCGTCCGTATGTACGCGGCGATCGTCATCATCGTCGTCGTAACAGTAAGAGCGACGTCCAAAGAAGACGTACGCGTTGAACGCGACCGTGGCctataaatctaaaaatactTCAAACCGCCTAAATCCCTTAAAACGATACtacacattttttttctaatgaaCTGTTGCAAAACACACTTTCTCTAATATTTGTTCGCGCTATCTCTTcgtcttttcgtttttgtgtttctttcttttttttttctttttcgtctcgatattaatatacatataatctcGTTTTGCATACCAAACTTCTTTCACGCATGCATAACTTCTTTTACCCTCGTTCCGCTCATTCTTTCTCGACTTACGCGACCATCGTCTCAATCACGCGCGTCTAAACGTTACAATAAGATTACTGTAGGATAAAACGacgatacaaataatttataaatcgcTCTATGTGAACCAAGAATCCGCccgttctttttttcatcttcttccGCAAAGATTTCGGAGCAGTAGCGAAACAGAAGAGACTGACCCACAGGATCGCGAACCAGTCGCATCTTTGTGCATGTTCTGTGAAGAAGGAACATCGAGATCGACCGTTTATCGTTGACATTTCGTGATATATGATGTATCGCGAGCTAGGCGCACACGCGTAATGCCGATAAATTCACGTAGCCTTTGCTTCGAAGGAACGattgaaattctttcaaattccTTCCATCCAGGCATGTCTACGTATACGTATTCGTCTGCACTTATGGCAGTAATAGGATTTCTGTTGCAAATTACTCCTAGTTTCGTTTATTAGCTTGCTCGTGTACAACCACGTCTCGCGTAAAAACACTTCGTTATAAATTTGTTCTGTTTCCTTCTCCGGTCTAGTAATGACGAGCGTAAATATGCTCGTAGATTTGTAAGTACTCCTTCAAGTACCGttgtttcgatattttcgcAGAGATTAGGCTACGTTTTATGCTCTATGTACAAGTGCACATtcagctctctctctctctctctctctctctctctctctctctctctctctttcactttCATTCGTTTTCACACTCATTCATTCTCGATCTTGCTCTCTATTCTTCCTAACGGACAGAATCTCACTcgttcttttatttacttatctctccctctctcgcttcctttctttcatttttagtttatttaatagCTAGCTCTCTTCGACTTTTTCCTCGGCACATACGCGTGACTTCATACATTTCCTGTGTACGTATATGTTAATGGTGTGTCAAATTTGAATCGTTACTGCATATAACTTAATTTAATCTAAGTTTGAGGAGACGCGGCACAGCCGTTGTCTTCACCGGTGTCCTGCAGCCACTGCGGCGACCAGCGCCGCACCACGACCGCTGCCATCCTCCGAGAGCATTAAATCGAACTGGAAAAACAATGTAAATTGTTAGAGCCTAAATTATCCCTAAGTTCTTTTCTCGGAGCTTTCTATTTTgccaaatgaaattttatacgtttgaCTTAAAAGACGGTCGTATAATACGGCAGAGACGTTGATAAGCAAATCTTCTCGGATCTTTTAATAGACtggatttaaatttcaattattgattttaataCTCGTCGTGATGGTAAGATATaggatttaattgaaattaccgTTGAACAACCGTCGTGCAAGAAAACATGTCTCTTTAAAACAGTATATTCGTCGAAACTTTAAGAAACAAAGGTGTTCCCACTGGTCTCACCTTATAATTCTGTAACTGGCTTATCTTCTCGGTCATAAGCTCGTGGAAGTACGGATGGAATCTGTAGACCGAGCCATCGATTCCGACTGTCACGCTGTCTTCGCCCATTTTGTTTAATAACGTGGCGATTCCAGCGCTGGCCAGGTGAGCTGCTCTCCTCGACACAACAGAGCAAACGTACCTAACGTTTTCACAATCCTGGTCACTTACGTTTCGTAATCCTAATTCTGCTAATACTTCGCGGCAGTTTGTGTATTTCCCTTTAGCATCGCTGAAACGAACGAGGAACAACATTTAACGTCGAACGTTGCGAAGGTGGCTCGTTATATTTGCCTGCGATTGTAGATTAGCGTTGTCATATTCAGGATTTGCTTggaataacgaaagaaattaatttaattaatactaaaaTGTCGTGTCtcaaaatgtgaaaaaatgaacgaaagaAGAGATAGGAGATACGGAGAATCTCTATCGCGAGAAAAAGATATCCGATACGACTGCGCGATACTCACTTTTCGATTTCTGAAACGTATTTCGTGAAGAATTTGCCCCGTTTCTTAAGATCGCTGGGACACTTTCCACCAAACAGTAGCCCGGCGTTCACCACTTTCTCGAGAACCAACCTCGTCAATTCTCCCATGTACATGCCCGAGATCATCTTCTCAAACAACTGTTTCGTCGGATTGATCGAATTTTCGTCGATGGCGCGATCGAACTCCGTTAGAATGAAATCGAGCACACCACCCTCGCCGAACGCACCCCATTCGATATTGATCAGCATATACGGCTTCTGTGGCGAGAAGTTTCCTGGAATCGCACACTGTACGTTCGACGTCTTCTCCACGTAACAGGCGTTGGTACCAGTTCCTGAAGCGAAACGAGATTTTATCTTAATGGAGAAAAACTTTCGTAATTCATCCACGGTAATATTACGTCCGCAAATTTCGGTATTTCTTCATTAGAGGAATTTTCAATATCTCCATTTAGAGAGAAAAGATCGATCATTagatttttctctatttatgAATGGtaagaatggaaagaaaagtAACATTCGTCACTCACCGACGATCAATCCGATACGGCAATTCCTGTTTTTCCAAGCACACGACATCAGGGTACCAGTGGTGTCGTTCAGAATGGCGCATACGTCGATTTTCACGTCCTGTACGATACATCGTAATTAGCATGGTTTTGCAATCAGCTACGACTAGCTATGTATTCATGCAACAATTGTCCTTATCGTTGTTTTCGACTCTCGTTTTTCATTAACGCGACTGTTATGAAATCACTGACCGATTTAGAACCTATGGTTTCTCTGCTTTTTTATACGTACTCTATATATTCTCACTAATAAACTCACAAGTTTGAGATTTTTATGCTCGTTGTTTTTGGAAAATAGAATCTTTATAAAGTAGAATTTTAACTCGCAATGTTTCAAGATATAGAATCAATTTACCGAATTAACGATAcgcaattttacaaaaaacataaagatattatatttgcCATCGATGAACAACTGTTTTAAAGTAGAACGAAGCACTCACTTTTCTTTTTGCGATTGCCTTTTCGAGCAAAGCAACCACGTCTTCACCGACTACACCGCTGCAATCAAAACCCTTCGTCCACCTGACGAGGTAACCTTTGGTCAGCCCATGTTGAGACAATGGGAAACTGAACGTAAAACCGAGAGGTAGACGCTCGTTGTGAAGGTTCAGGTCCTTGACGAACAACGCCAAACACTGAGCTATATGATCGAAGAGCTGTGTACCAGTCCCTAACATGAGACTCTGTGGTATGGCGTAGATTTTGCTCTTCATGTCGAAATTCTGGTGATCCAAGGTGATCAAGAGCACCCTGAAATTCGTTCCTCCCAGATCCAAGGCCAGAAAGTGGCCCTTCTCTGTAAATCGATTGATTTTGactaaatatttcttcgtattggaattagaaatatcaaGTTTCCTCTTTCATTGAGAATCAGCGACACcgggaattttttaataattttccttcaaAGTCTAGATCGTCGCGAATCAGAACAACCGAGTTATACGATTAGTAGCTATTTTCTCCGTTTTCGAACTTTCGAGTGATTCTGATTCATTACGGTAGATTGATTTCTTATCGATTATAAGAGATATGCGTGTCTTCTTACCACTGCCATCGGGAAGGTCTTGGACGTAGGTCGCGAAACATTTCACAACCGCCTGATCGTGCGTTTCCTTCGATAGACCTTTGTTCATCTCATCGTCCAATTTTTGCATAACCATATGGAGCTGTTCGTTGGAAAGGATCAGCTCCTTGCAGATATCTCTTATctgtaataaatgaaaatggaaaatgattATCGATTTCCGTCTAACAAAGATCCCTGATACGAGCTGACCTTCGATAGGTCTtccatatacagggtgtctgtACCTGTAATTGGCGATTGTACGCGACGAAATAAgtcgaagatataaaataacgttTCTTCGTACGAAGCTccgttttgaaaaaaaaaaaaaaaacatttcctAAATATTAGTTGTGAATTACACCTTAACATAATAACACCGgaaatcgaatttatttttcccttaTTTTCTCTCTATTACAGTGTGTCCCACGGAACCCCGCCTACCTGAAATATCTccgttattttaaataattccatatCATGCGTTTCACTGAATCCTTCAACTTTCGTTAATGACATTTTCACGCatcgtttgaaaaatactccatcgaaaatatttcaggtGGACAGAGTTCGTGGGACAACGCTGTACTTATCAGTATCAGGCTAATATTAACTTCgtaaatatcatgaatattAAACGTGCCTTGAAACGCAAATCGTCAGTCGTACGTATAAATCGGAATAAAGCTGTTTCATTCTATGAGTAGCATTTATTTCGAAGAACGAGCGTGCGTTCGCGACTATCCAGTCGAAAGAATGCTGATGGGATTTACTGTGCACTTTTGTATGGCTTCGCGGGCACCCATATGCGCGTACAAAAATATGGATGTCACAGGCCGGAACAATAGTCGCGGACGATTATGGGAAGAGTGACGGATATCGAGGAGAGTGTCGACGAGAGTGTACGATGTGACAACGAGAGGATCAAAGTCGAAAATGAAGTACCTGTTTAATAGACTTCTGTCAGAAAATATTTAGGCATTCGACCGTGTCATCGAGAACTGATTGCAAAATATAAGCGTTTAAAGATTGAAACGAGTCGCTTTGTAAATATAGAGACAAGATCTTGTTAACGTTTGTCACTTTTCAGTAccaaaatatttctgtatatgTTTCGCTCCGATTCCTTGACGCGTTTAACTCCACTCAAAGTTTAAGGTTTCTAGcgtagaaatttaaatataggtCAATAGATAGACTCCAATCGTACGATTacatttctctttctattctttccgCTTGTCGATCAATTTAGCTTTCCGAAGCGTCTAACTTCGCGTAAACCTTGTGTTTCGAATCTTAAAAATAGGTCGGAGATTTACGTTGCCATACTCGGTCGTAGGAAAATAATAACTGGTCTAAGTTGTTTATGCGCTATACTTTTCTGTCGGTACTCTGGAAGATCGTATCTTTCGACAGTTTAAAAGTTTATGGTTTTGATCAATGTTTAAAGCTAAAGAGAGACcaagtttatatatattggaAACTATTTTCTAACGACGAAATTAGCCACTAATACTGTGACTTGGGTCTTTAAAATCGAAGAGAAAGTCTAGTTACCTACAATGGAATACTCGTTTCTCAGGAAAATGATTGTTTCTTTGCGAAATCGTTTGAAGATTCGACTTGAACTTTGATTAAAAGTCCATCCTTCGACCTACGACCACATTCGCATGCTTCTTTTTATGCGAAAGTTTTTTTCGCTTCTAGATATTACGGTTAATTTGTCATAAGCGTTAGGATAGTAATATTAActcgttataataatttattacgatatctttaactataatttttaactcgtaccttaaatttatttaagtatttttgtTCTTCGGTTCAGAGACAAAATTTTGAAGTTTTAAATCACTTGCTAATCGCTATATCCGAACTAAAACACTATATAGAATAgtcaatttcttgaaatagaTAAGCGTGTAGTTAATGTAGTCCGTTGCCAAAGtctgaaattttatctttactATTTCCTTGTGTTCTGTAGAAATTGTCGTGGAAATTGTAattgatttatgtaatttcgaattttatcacacaattgaaattcatttaatacGTATACCGGTcatttaatattgaatttttcattaacgcgatacgttgaatatttttttcaacgGGAAACGTCAGCCGGATAaatgttattctattttaagcaacgcgatttatattttatttcctccgcgaagaaacagagaaataaaCATCCGACTTGCATAACACGACATTTTTCAAGTATCTAATCGCAACAGATAAAGTTATTCGTGCaagtatttctttaattaattgatcAATCAACGTTCATTATGTTACGATTGATAACCTACGATGTACGAAGAGCCAAGAAGCAAAAACTGTTGAGATATCGTCGTACAAATTGCTGTTACAAAATCTAGCTCGTACTAACTGCCACGTATAAAAGATGCTCGTTCGTTGCAAGGGTTCTATCTAAAATTCTGAACGTTCCAAATATTCGCTAAAACTATACATCTCCAAATTCGATTCTATTCAACCTGATCTTAACCCATCATCGATTTTCATCAATTCCTGTTTGTTACGGTAGAAAAAAGCGGATGAAAGGACAAATGCAACAAACTACAATAGTTGGGTCACGACACGTTGACAGAGATTTTACGCTCGATAATCGTCTTGTAAATAGCTTGCACGTGAGAGATCTCGAGCGAGATCAAACGCGCATAGATGATAAGTCTACATACTCTTCTTATTCCGATCGGCCTTGACGATTTTACGTCAATGTGGATGAACGTCGGCGTCATTAAAGCGCCTTTCCACGTGATTCGTCGCTTGTTCTACCGCAGGTACACT containing:
- the LOC132912275 gene encoding hexokinase type 2 isoform X1 is translated as MCRGTRIGQRSVQRSLRQEEQVSNEFHLDREIKPDQWVKAVDMKTKNRSLFSRMCKCYGRKSDSRARVHQTEDESTAVPKLSDEIRDICKELILSNEQLHMVMQKLDDEMNKGLSKETHDQAVVKCFATYVQDLPDGSEKGHFLALDLGGTNFRVLLITLDHQNFDMKSKIYAIPQSLMLGTGTQLFDHIAQCLALFVKDLNLHNERLPLGFTFSFPLSQHGLTKGYLVRWTKGFDCSGVVGEDVVALLEKAIAKRKDVKIDVCAILNDTTGTLMSCAWKNRNCRIGLIVGTGTNACYVEKTSNVQCAIPGNFSPQKPYMLINIEWGAFGEGGVLDFILTEFDRAIDENSINPTKQLFEKMISGMYMGELTRLVLEKVVNAGLLFGGKCPSDLKKRGKFFTKYVSEIENDAKGKYTNCREVLAELGLRNVSDQDCENVRYVCSVVSRRAAHLASAGIATLLNKMGEDSVTVGIDGSVYRFHPYFHELMTEKISQLQNYKFDLMLSEDGSGRGAALVAAVAAGHR
- the LOC132912275 gene encoding hexokinase type 2 isoform X3, translating into MKTSTLSSSDMIKQEIRDICKELILSNEQLHMVMQKLDDEMNKGLSKETHDQAVVKCFATYVQDLPDGSEKGHFLALDLGGTNFRVLLITLDHQNFDMKSKIYAIPQSLMLGTGTQLFDHIAQCLALFVKDLNLHNERLPLGFTFSFPLSQHGLTKGYLVRWTKGFDCSGVVGEDVVALLEKAIAKRKDVKIDVCAILNDTTGTLMSCAWKNRNCRIGLIVGTGTNACYVEKTSNVQCAIPGNFSPQKPYMLINIEWGAFGEGGVLDFILTEFDRAIDENSINPTKQLFEKMISGMYMGELTRLVLEKVVNAGLLFGGKCPSDLKKRGKFFTKYVSEIENDAKGKYTNCREVLAELGLRNVSDQDCENVRYVCSVVSRRAAHLASAGIATLLNKMGEDSVTVGIDGSVYRFHPYFHELMTEKISQLQNYKFDLMLSEDGSGRGAALVAAVAAGHR
- the LOC132912275 gene encoding hexokinase type 2 isoform X2 codes for the protein MTEKKPDDLNWSQEQVDQKIRDICKELILSNEQLHMVMQKLDDEMNKGLSKETHDQAVVKCFATYVQDLPDGSEKGHFLALDLGGTNFRVLLITLDHQNFDMKSKIYAIPQSLMLGTGTQLFDHIAQCLALFVKDLNLHNERLPLGFTFSFPLSQHGLTKGYLVRWTKGFDCSGVVGEDVVALLEKAIAKRKDVKIDVCAILNDTTGTLMSCAWKNRNCRIGLIVGTGTNACYVEKTSNVQCAIPGNFSPQKPYMLINIEWGAFGEGGVLDFILTEFDRAIDENSINPTKQLFEKMISGMYMGELTRLVLEKVVNAGLLFGGKCPSDLKKRGKFFTKYVSEIENDAKGKYTNCREVLAELGLRNVSDQDCENVRYVCSVVSRRAAHLASAGIATLLNKMGEDSVTVGIDGSVYRFHPYFHELMTEKISQLQNYKFDLMLSEDGSGRGAALVAAVAAGHR
- the LOC132912275 gene encoding hexokinase type 2 isoform X6, with the translated sequence MVMQKLDDEMNKGLSKETHDQAVVKCFATYVQDLPDGSEKGHFLALDLGGTNFRVLLITLDHQNFDMKSKIYAIPQSLMLGTGTQLFDHIAQCLALFVKDLNLHNERLPLGFTFSFPLSQHGLTKGYLVRWTKGFDCSGVVGEDVVALLEKAIAKRKDVKIDVCAILNDTTGTLMSCAWKNRNCRIGLIVGTGTNACYVEKTSNVQCAIPGNFSPQKPYMLINIEWGAFGEGGVLDFILTEFDRAIDENSINPTKQLFEKMISGMYMGELTRLVLEKVVNAGLLFGGKCPSDLKKRGKFFTKYVSEIENDAKGKYTNCREVLAELGLRNVSDQDCENVRYVCSVVSRRAAHLASAGIATLLNKMGEDSVTVGIDGSVYRFHPYFHELMTEKISQLQNYKFDLMLSEDGSGRGAALVAAVAAGHR
- the LOC132912275 gene encoding hexokinase type 2 isoform X5; translated protein: MNPGTIRDICKELILSNEQLHMVMQKLDDEMNKGLSKETHDQAVVKCFATYVQDLPDGSEKGHFLALDLGGTNFRVLLITLDHQNFDMKSKIYAIPQSLMLGTGTQLFDHIAQCLALFVKDLNLHNERLPLGFTFSFPLSQHGLTKGYLVRWTKGFDCSGVVGEDVVALLEKAIAKRKDVKIDVCAILNDTTGTLMSCAWKNRNCRIGLIVGTGTNACYVEKTSNVQCAIPGNFSPQKPYMLINIEWGAFGEGGVLDFILTEFDRAIDENSINPTKQLFEKMISGMYMGELTRLVLEKVVNAGLLFGGKCPSDLKKRGKFFTKYVSEIENDAKGKYTNCREVLAELGLRNVSDQDCENVRYVCSVVSRRAAHLASAGIATLLNKMGEDSVTVGIDGSVYRFHPYFHELMTEKISQLQNYKFDLMLSEDGSGRGAALVAAVAAGHR
- the LOC132912275 gene encoding hexokinase type 2 isoform X4, coding for MLCKRTRTKYIRDICKELILSNEQLHMVMQKLDDEMNKGLSKETHDQAVVKCFATYVQDLPDGSEKGHFLALDLGGTNFRVLLITLDHQNFDMKSKIYAIPQSLMLGTGTQLFDHIAQCLALFVKDLNLHNERLPLGFTFSFPLSQHGLTKGYLVRWTKGFDCSGVVGEDVVALLEKAIAKRKDVKIDVCAILNDTTGTLMSCAWKNRNCRIGLIVGTGTNACYVEKTSNVQCAIPGNFSPQKPYMLINIEWGAFGEGGVLDFILTEFDRAIDENSINPTKQLFEKMISGMYMGELTRLVLEKVVNAGLLFGGKCPSDLKKRGKFFTKYVSEIENDAKGKYTNCREVLAELGLRNVSDQDCENVRYVCSVVSRRAAHLASAGIATLLNKMGEDSVTVGIDGSVYRFHPYFHELMTEKISQLQNYKFDLMLSEDGSGRGAALVAAVAAGHR